The segment TTTGCTTTCCTCTTGTATTCTATAAAGATTTAGTAAGGAGATGCCAAATACAATAAGACTTCAAGGTAAACAGACTAttacagaaataaacattttagcaAGACTCagctacatgaaaataaaatccctattttattattagttaccCCTCCTCTGTCTGCTCAAAGAACTATTCACCCCGACTCTCCCACTTGCTTGCTATGAGTCTTGGGTGAGTAATTTCATATTGCTATCTTCCTATTCCCCtctctctgtgaaatgggaattgCACTAccaattcagtaaaaaaaaataccaattcagttcaaaaaatacatatatttgtaaagcacttagcaaCTGTCTCAGGCAAAAGTCAGGCTTTATACCATGTATCAGGGCTCATTTTGGCTGGCACATCTCTGTCTTTCGCTGCCTTACaataaattttttcttcatttgtgtcCACAGAACACTTTGTGCATCTGATTCAGCATGCCATATTATgattattcatttatatacagggctacccaggtggcagagtggtaaagaatctacctgccaatgaaggagatgccagTTCTATCCcggggtcggaaagatcccctggggtaggaaatggcaacccacttcagtattcttgcctggagaactctatggacagaggagcttggcaggctacagtctatggggtcacaaagagtcgggcacaactgagcatgcgtgcatttATATACACCTTTCCTGATTATCTGTATGTTCCTTGAGCATAAAGACTGTGTGGCTAGTTGTCGTCTTTATCTCTGGCATGAAGCAATGTCCTGGGGTAAATAAGGTCCTAATGTAAACAGTAAGTACTGTTGCATTGAATTTTTGATGGTCATCAAAAGAGATTCAAAAGGATATTTAGTTACCTTTTTTAATGTGCTTCCAGTTTATATCTATCATGGAATGTAACAAAGCATTTCTTTCCAAGTGTTGTCCTACATACTAAATTGAATTGGCCTCCCACAAGAGTTGGTCTAAGTTTCACAAGTGTGTTATTACATTGAAGGTCAAGATATCCTGAAGCAGCTGGGGTTTAAGTTAGACATTACTAAGAACCTCCTGAGGATTCATGATGCCCATGCCCTGAAAGGAATATGGGACTAATTGAGGGAAGCTGTGAAGTTTTTGAGGGCCTTTATGTCAGATTtttattgtgggtttttttttgttttgatgtggaccatttttagggtctttattgaatttgtttcaatattatttctgttttatgttttggtatttttGGCCACgagaggcacgtgggatcttagttccctgactagggattgaacccacaccttctgcactggaaggcgaagtcttaaccactggattgccagggaagcccccagatttTCATTGTCGCTGGGTGGATTCAGTTGCGTCCTGTTTCCACTAGAGGAGGGGTTAGCTGACCTCCCAGATAACGAGCCTGCAGCCTCCAGGTTCTGTCGGCTGAAACCACTTTACTGTACCTGTGCGCTTAAGGTTTCCAGGGGGCTTTCTACCCTCGGGAAAGCCATGAGGGGTACTCCACGGGGGTCCTCGGGCTTGGGTTTGGAAGGCGATCCTTGTGTTCCTTTAAAGTTATGGACCACACACATTCCCTGTGggatgaggggaaaaaagattaGGGTCAGACTGCAGCCATCAATGCCTGGCTATCGCTGTGGGTGGCCGGCCTGCCCCTGAGAATGTCATTGCACAGTGACCTTTGAGCCAGTGGGTAGGGACCATGGAAAGACCTGGGGCATGGGCCAGGCTGTCTACTGCTGAGCATGTTTGGGGTGATGAGGAAGCATCTGTTTGATCACCAGATGGCCAGGGATACTCAATCTACCCCCACTGAACTTGTTTCCTGACCTGTAAAAATGGGAATAACACCTGCCTTGTAGATTCACATTTAAAAGACATGACGCATGTAAACCATTTGACTACTCAACATTCTTATAACGGAGGTGCTGTTATCCTCTCCAATTTAGATAAGGAGGTACAGAGAATTTAGATAACTTTCCCAAGGCTACATAAACTCCATAGCCTCTAAATCAGTCCACTGTAGGATTTGGCTTCTTAAGTgccaagtgaagtcgctcagttgtatctgactctttgcgaccccatggactgtagcccaccaggctcctccatctgtggagttttctaggcaaaaatactggagtgggttgccatttccttctccaggggatcttcctgacacagggatcgaacccgggtctcccacgttgcaggtagaggctttactatctaagccaccagggaggcccctcaAAGGGGTTTTCATTGACATACTATTGATCCCTCTCTGAGTCATCTGTATTCTCTCCCCCTTTTAAGAAGCACCCTAGGGGAAATACCCTCTGAGAGATCAGTGTCTCAGGATCACTCGGCACCACTTTTGCTGCCGCTTCACAGAGAATGTGCATTTAAGTCTCCCATCTCAAAAAGAATTTTGAATTCAAGTGGAGCTTGCCAGTGTTCTGAGTAAACGTGAGCATTTTCTGTGTGTATCTGAGCAGGTAAAAAACGTTGGGGAACTCTGAGTTAGAAGTTGGGAGAGGCATATGTGCCTTTTGTATGTTGGGGAGGACATGTATGCAGAATCCCTGTATGGAAGGGATAGGACAAGGAGAAGTTAGGTCACAGGCCTGTGAAATCCATCTACATGTGATGTTAGTCTCAATGGGTGCCTTGGACCAGAAAGGGCAGAATGGGAGGAGGTACAGCAGGCTCTGATGATTTCTGTCTGCTAGGAGAAGCTTGCTGAATGTTATTAGGAGACTAATTTCATCATGCACAGCATCTTTAAGTCTAGTGATTTACTATAAACCTTCTGGGTATATTTTAaatccttaaatatatatatatatgcacacatatatacacacatatgtatttatataaatttatttttggctgtgcttgggcttcattgctgctcaggcttttctctagttgtgatgagtgggagctactctttagTTGCGTTGTGCTGGCTTCTTACTGTAGTGGTTGATCTTGGTGCAGAGCACAGGTTGGGAAGCCCAGTCCtggactatatttttaaaaactgtacctCCATGGTATGTccgtgcaatggaatattatgtagcAAGAGAAAGGAATTActgatacaacatggatgaatcacaaaataattatgctgaatgaGGGAAGCTAggaaaaaacacatatatattatataattccattAACATTAAATCTTACAGTAACCTAATACAGAAGATCAGTGATTGCTTAGGAAtgagggggagggaagggtgggAGAGAAAGTGGTATCTGAAGGTCAAAATTGATCACGTTATACAATTCCTGTACCATTTATTATATGCCtagcttccttggtgactcagatggttaagaatctgcccgcaatgcaggagacccaggttctatccctgggtcgggaagatcccctggagaaagaaatggcaaaccactccagtattcttgtctggagaattccatcgacagaggagcctggtggaccacagtccacgggattgaaaagagttggatatgaccgagtggctaacactttcactttatcacaCCTCAAATCTATAAAAATTAACCAAAACCCTTCTTCAGGAAGTGTTATGTGGTTGAGAAGTCACTTATAGCAGAAATAAGATGCCCAGGAGGCATGTTCAGATAATAACAGGGGTCCCCTGAGTGCGATTAGCTGAGGGTTTTCCTATTTCTGAGTGGGACTTGCAAATCTGGGCCAGAGTGGAGTTTCTCGAAATGCTGGAGAAGGAGCTGCCTGCTTCCATCAATACTTTGTTCTCTGTTCTTCCCCCAAGCGGCACTTAGCTTATGCTGCTGGTATGTCTCTGAGCAAGTATTTAAAGAATCATGGCTTGAAGGTACACTGAATTTTTGCTAGtctgcccagccccagccccaaggACAGGGTGGGAAGCAGTGGAGCAAGCCATCCTTCCTGGAGTGATCATACTCCTGGCCCGCAGAGGGACTATGCAGTCATATTTCTGAAAGCAAGGACGCAGGGTACTCGCTGAGTAACTGCAGCAAGTTGAGGCTGGTGGAGCGTGGACTGAGACCGTGGAGTCTGGGCAGCCTGACTTACCAGGATCTTGGGCAATGTTTCAGAGAGCACCAGAGCGGGAAAAAAGTAGAGGAAGCTGACCTACCAGAAACAGGGCGACCGCAGTGCCCAGGATGAAGCCTGCGATCACGTCAGAGCAGTGGTTCCGATACTCGGAGACCCGGTTGAGGCCCGTCAGGAAGGCTGTGCAGAGGGTCCCGAGGCACAGCACTGGCTTGGCCAGTCGGCTGCTTTTCGTCTTGATTGTGCTTGTGATGTACATCTAGGTGAGGACAGAGACCGGGAGTGACCGGCAGCCTCCGCACACGgtgcacatacacacgcacacggacacacaccaacacacacagatGGGCCCACACCAAAGCATGAacgatgaatgaatgaacactcATCTCAGTGCTTTACATTCTGGTGGGCGTGGGAACAGAATTACAGTGACATGGATGACTGCATAATCAGGTCCAGAGCATGCAGTTTTTATGGTACAAACTAAAGAATCACTTGGAGTGTTAATAAACCCATATGAGAATCTCAGATGCCAGAAAATCTTCTATGAGGATTAATTTTATGGAGAAGACCAGGTAAGGGAGTAgcaatacatttcattttttgtgtcCCCCATAATCCTAGCTACTTCTTCACACTTTCAATGAATATGAAAGCATTGACTTCCAAACCAGTTTGTAACATAGATAGGTTTCAGTTGTGCTGGGAAATTGATTCTCACATTGCTTGGGATGGCTGTGATCagttctattcattcatttacttgagcatgttttaaaattttccatgtgGGCGTAAAAAAGGTTGGGAAGACCTGATGTTAGTAAATGATGATACAATTTTTGACACGTGAGACATACTCTGTTTTTATGACATTGTGAGGAGCTGAGTAAGACTTAAATATTTTGCAGGCTCGGTTACCAAATatgtccctggtggcttggactaAGCAAGATATGCCTCTTCGAAACACACACTTTGTCACACAAACTTTGGTAATGGTTGTAAGAAACCACTAGAGGGCGCAATTGCTCTATTGTCTCTGTCTTAGTCTCATTatgcccaactctgcaaccccatggactgtagcccaccaggctcctctatccatgggattctccaggcaagaatactggagtgggctgctattcctttctccaggggacgttcctgacccagggaccaaacccggatctccggcattgcagattctttaccatctgaaccaccaggaaaacctTAACACGTGTGCTAAATGAGTTTGTGACTCAGAAAAATAGTATGCCAATACTCAAGTTACAGTATAGTGTGCTTGTATGGCCTGAACACCTATAAGTTCaaatagatacattttaaaatattttagtggaAACTTAATTTCCTAGGATGATCCTTCAGCATTGGTGTGAATACAGGAAGATGGGATTTTCTCTACTATATGTAACACATACCCTACAAAACTGTGGTTAGATCAGAGTTATATAAATTAGAGCGTATCATCACACCATTCTGAGGCTGAGTAGGAAATGTTATTTAGCACATTAATGATGAAAGatgtattaatatgtcttttgGTACCGAATGTTATTGACCAGAGACATAGTTGTTAGAGCTTAAAATTGATAGAGTTCATTACACAActtatgataataataattataacttataatatttatcatgttatgataattatcattatcattcacattttaCTCCATTCAATTTTTGTTCCAATGCTGTGTATATTATAAATGCAAGTTTATTgctgtaaaattttcaaaaatgatacATTGTGAAATTTTGAGTGAAGAATTTTATGCACATACTTTATCTGATTGTCTAAGCGGCATATATACTAATGTGTCAAAAGATGATAGTTCTTCAGAATATAGTTCTGATTCAGACAGTGTGAATATTAGAccagcaaaaagacaaaaaaaccttAGTGATCAAGTCTGATATGGAAAGTGATAGATAAAACtcaaggtgttggagaagactttacaGGTGTGTCAAGTATAACTATTAAATGCAGTAACCCACCAAGTCTTAGTTAAATAacaattaatttttggctggccAAAATAAAAATCGCTGGCCATAGGTATTGGTTTTTGCAAAAATCCCCTAGTCAATAATGggttaaattctatatatatatttaaatttagtgTTTTATGCTtctatattgtttttaaattatagccTTTATAAATCTTACAAGATTACAAACTATTAAAACATGGGCCTATGGTTCATTAGTATTCTTCACAGTATTAACTAGTACTTAGGAAATCCTTGTTGAGTGATTTCTGAAAGCACACATAATAGGCACTCAGAGATGTTTACATAATTGGAATCTTGTATCAGGGTTTATCTGATTATAGTCTGTCTGTGGGGCATGATTTGAATTGGATTATATCTGAATCCTTGAAAACACGTGCTCTACCAGCATATATTCTGAGTAAGATGACTATACTTCTTTCTTCTCAAGAGAAATTTATATTTCACTTGATGAGACAGTAGCTTAGGATGAGTAACAGATTGGTTTTTGTAACGGTGTTGTAAAAATTGATTTCATACGACAATGACTTAAGTCTGATAAAAATACAGGAACGGGTGCAAGACCACATTGTTTCATATAACTTAGGTTCTAGATAAGTTCTAGATAGTCTAGGATACCAATTGATACAATATTTTGAAAGCTGGAAATTATGCCAAATGCCTGAAAAGACCTTGTTTAAAAAATACCtggcatagattttttttttttttttagtgggtgGGGAAAAGTCAAGAAACTTCATTGAGCTAAACTGGTCTGTTTTTAAATCAAGGCTGCTGTATTGTTTACATTCATGTTTCCTTAATGTGGGGGTAGCTGAAATCATTTTTGCCATGTATTCATTAAAGAGTAAATCTAAAAGAAATAGACTTATTTTGGAAAGTTGATCCTATAGATGTGATTCTATAAATTGGACACAAAAGAACCATTGTTCTAAAGAGACTATTCAGCAATTTCTTTTAAACTACACTAAATGGACCAGACCTGTAGTCAGTCACCTTTACTCCTCCCTGAATTTAGGACAATGTTTGGGATGATGGCATGGACACGCTTCCATCAGAAGCAGATGCAGTGGGCAGTGAGGTTACTGTCATTGGAGGGGAACGTgctcctgggggctggggtgaAGGCTCACGGGGAGTTTCCAGGAAGACTGCAGAGCTTGAAAGTGGTCTTTGCTCTGCCTTCTCCTTATCTCACCTTTCACCCAAGAATCTCTAGACTAGTAGTACCCTAAATATAAAGTAAGTTGAATGAAAAGGGATGTTTTTAGCCAATAGTCACTCATCCATAGGTAAATACACATGATATCCATTAGTGGAACGTTTGCATTGATCCCTCTACTGCAACACATTGGGTTCTACAGAAGCAGAGGTCAGGCAAAGGTGAAATGAGGTCATTTCtatgcatgctgtcacttcagtcatgtctgaccctttgtgaccctacagactatagcctgtcaggctcctctgcccatgggattctccaggcaagaatactggagtgggttgccatgccctcctccagggaagcttcccaaccgagggattgaacccatgtctcttacgtctccttcagtggcaggcgggttctttaccactagtgccacctaggaagccctaggTTATTTCCAAAGTGGGGCGGAATTAAAGAGCAGGAAATATAGACGGACaccatttcttccattttaagaTGTTAGACACACTTTTGCGCTTTCTCTTTGACGAGGCCACAAAGTTTAGACTATTATACCCCAGTGGGGGCAGTCAAGAGATTTTGTGATCTAGAGAACAGTGAGAAGTGAACTGTTGGATTTTGGGGGTCTTGCAGGATTGCCCATCTGTTCTGCTAAAGTGTCAAAGAGTGTTAGGAGGAGCAGAGGAAAGCCCTGTCTTCATCTGGTATTGCACATTGCTTTGGGCAGGCATTTGCATGAGGCCTACATCTGCAATCTACAGACAAGCGTGAGGAATACGTGTTGTTCTGGAACCAACCAGAGCTTTGGCCCAGAGTGCTATTCTGGGCAGTGACAGAACCCCGTGCCCAATGCCAGGAGCCTGGGCCTCTGCTCTGACTGTGCTCTTAAcaattctctgggcctcagtttctgcatctgtaaaatgggaggctGGGACTAAGTGATCATCAACAGTCATGCCAGAATTAATATCCTCTGGCAGGTCTTACATGGGGGTATTGAGGGTGGGGGCATGATAGAATGGAGGAGAAGCACATTGTCACATGACTTCAAAAGTCACCAGAAGTGACTGCCATGAAAGAAGTGATGAAAAAGgcagtggggggggggtgggtgaggATGGCAGAGACACCCGTTGCAGCCAAAACTCCACTCGGGTCATACTCACCGTGGCGTACAGGGCGGAGTAGATGCTCAGAGCAGCGTGTTTGGAGGGAAAGGACCTCCGCGCCTTCTCTATCACTTCCAGGTCCCCGGTGCAGATGTTCCCGTTGTTGATGAACTGGTGGTGCGCCCGGCAGTCTGTACTGGTGTAGTTGGGCTTGCACACCGTCAGGAAATACGGGGTCAGGTGCCCCGTGACCACTTGTCCAGCATTTACAAAAATGTCAGTAGCAAAAAGCCCAAAAGCAAATACTCCTATGAGGAGATTTAAAGCAATTAGGAATGGTGACATACACCATAAATTGGTTTTTGTCCCTGAGAGTAAAACAGCAGTGTGAGCTCATGACAACCTATCAGAAAGGTCCTCTCTGGGGTCAGACTGTCCCCTCACCTTTCCCTTTCCTGCTTCCTAAACCACTGTTTCTTCCAAATTGATGCAGTCACGCTGCTGGTAGCGCTTTACTGTTTTGCATCAATAAAGTAGAAGCAGCATGTTCTCATAGGAGGAATTGAATTTTGGAGTCACGTAGAGCTGGGCTCTAGGCACTGTTTTGGTGATTGGTTCACAGTGTAAGCTATCTTCTTTGAATCTTAGTACCCTAATCACAGAGTGGTTGCAGGGAATGATACCTCAGAAAAGAGTTAGAAAGataaaatgtgtgcaaaataacCCCTAGGGTGCCTGGCATTAagtattgtgttggccaaaaagtttgaaaGGTGTTACGGAAAAACATGAGCGAACATTTTGGTCAACTCAATAGTTACTCAACATGGGTTATCTTGCCTTCTGCAGAGTATATCTTTTCCCTGGTCCTGTTGGAGATGCGAGTACTCCTCGAAGGAGTTATTATGGCAGGTGAGAGAGAATGAGTATGTTAGGAGTCGtccttcaaagaaagaaagagatcgCTCTAGAGAAACCCTGATTGAATTGAATGTCTCATTTGATGTTggcaacagaaaatgagaatGTTGTTGACTGTATCGAATAACCAACTGAGTGGTTAAACCACCATGAATGCATCcttttacagttctggaggtcagaaatccaAAATAGGTTTCACTGGGCTAACatcaaagtgttggcagggctgtgttctttCTGGAAGCTCCAGAGCagaactttttcctttcttttcccagaTTCTTACCTTCATTCCCTGACTTATGCCCCTGCTTCTAGCAATTGTATCGTAAGAGCTCTATTGCTGTTGTCACGTCTCCTTCCCTGACTATCTTGCTTCTCTTATAATGTTACATTGGTTACATTGTGTCTGCctgaataatccaggataatctcaaaATCCTTAGTCTGATCACACATGTACATTCCTGTTTGTCATGTAAAGTAACATGCCCACAGTTTCTAGGGATTAGGGCATAAACATTTTGGGGTGAGAAAGGCATCATTTTACCTACCATGCTGACTTGATCTGTTTGGCTAAGAATCCTGTAGGTAGGCTATACTTCTTGGATTTCATCTGTTCTCTGGTAAATTCCACAGGAATATAGGATTGCCCCTGACTAGCTTGGACAAAAATATGAATTCCTTATAGGAAGTTGTACTGTGGATTCTTTCAAAGGTTATGCATACATCTATAGAGTATCTGTTAAATGTATCAAGAGCAGCTGTGGAGAGCCAAGCTATACACAGGTTGTTTGAAGAGGTAAAGAAGACTTTGCCAGTGCATCTCAGCTGTGGGAGGAATTGGCAAGAGTGAGAGGCAGCATTAACCCTTGTAAATTTCAAGGGTCTGCTATAGGTTTTGATTAAATTTCTATCCAGTTTTGACTTCCATATTCAATGTCTTGAATCTGCAAATTGTGCTGATTTCAGCACCCAGAAGTCAATCCATTAGATCAGAAGTGAAGACAAGTTTGGCTGAAACCTTCATCCGGTTTCCATTTTGACTTGTATTGattcttataattttcttttctgtggcttTGCCAGGATGTGCTTTATCACAATGAGAACTGGCTCTTTTAATAGCTTCAGCTGACTGACACTCCTGGGTCTGACCTCTGAAACTAAGCATTCATTGATCATTCCTTTCACTCCCAGGTTCTGGTTAGCAATTTTTTATATCTTCGAGATACTCAAAGACCAGGTCTCTAGCCTTTTCAAGGGGCAATAAGTCTGTCTAGACATACTTTTCCAGGAAAACGAGGATAATTCATGATTTGAATAGAGAAAAGTGACAGCATTTTCCCCTGGCATTTTATTTGTTGGAGTGCCTCCAATTAGGGTGAATTCTTTCCGAGACATTTCTGAGGATTTCTAGGTTCCTCAGATGAGTATCTGAAATACCAGGTCTGTGGTCGCAGTGGGTCTGTGATGGGCAAATTTCTGCTTTGTTGTCGTGTGATACTGTTGCTGAAAGTTGCTTTCCCTTTTTCCCCTGGCCTCCCCTGGATTATGTCTGCTTCTCCTGATGGCTTAACAAGCATTTGCTTTCCAAACAGCTCATTCTGGTGTATTTGATGTAGCTTCAGAAGGGCAGCCCCAGGACTCCACCTGCCTGGCACATGCCATGCCAACAAAGTGTGGTGGAGCCTACCCTGGTGATTCACAGACAATGTCAGATCATGCAGGGCTTTTGTAAGGCATTCCAGGCATTCCTCTGTTAATCCTGAGCTGCTTGTGTGTATGTTACAAGCCTCAGAAGCTAAAAAGTGTTGCTTTTGTCCTTAGAGTCAGGTGGAACACTGTTTATGGCCTCCTCTACTGCAATATATGATTTGAAGGAGATGCTTTTGAAGTATCCTACCTTGGTGTCTAAAATTCTTTAAGTGTGATAAtctttttgaagttttaacaGATACATTTTTCATTCCTATGACCCTCCCTAGCTGGTTCTGTTGATATTTAGCTTATGGCTCTGCTCCCAACAGTATTCCTTGCTTCAGGGAGCTAAtcacacttcttttttaaaaaaatatttttatttatttgcctacTCCAGacctcagttgtggcatgtgaggtctttggttgtggcatgtgagatctaattCCCTAAATAGGGCCCCCTGTATTAGGAGTGCTGAGTCttagcaactggaccaccagggaagtccttgatcaCATTTCTGAGTGGATTTATAGCAGTCACAGAAGTCTAAAAGTAAAACTCTCTTAGCTTGCCAGAGCTATATGCTTGAGACAGGTACTGTTTTGTTTGGAATTCTGAAACGAATTGGATGGGAAAACCAAGAGCCATGGTCTAGAGGACAAGACCattgaatttctaaaataaaccCTGAAATGGGGAGATGTGGGAAGGATGTCTCCCAAGGAGGAGCTAGAAACTTACCTAGTCTGGCTGAAGGAGTGAAGGGGCTGTCCCCTTCCCTGCCCATGCTGGCTGTCAAACCCCAGGGGCAGGGCAACAGAAACCTCCAGAATGATTTTTGAAAATCAAGTTGAAGTCTGTCCTGTGCCTTCCAGGGTGTAGCTCAGGAGCTCTGCACATCTTTCAGAGAAGGTGCCTGTGTTAGCAGTGATGGATGAGGGTCAAATTGGTTGAGCCCTAGGGTACCCACAGGATCCATACATTCTGGTGTAGAATGGGGTGGGCACTTGTCAATCCATCAGGGGTGAGGGGCATTAGAATGCTCAGAGAACCAGGAGGTAGAAGCAGCCTGGCTTTAGGACAGAGACTGGCATTGTTGGTGAGGTCTAtggttcctgttttcttttttttcccatttatttttttattagttggaggctaattactttacaatattgtagtggtttttgttatacattgatatgaatcagccatggatttacatgtattccgcatcccgattcccccccccccccccacctccctctccacccgatccctctgggtc is part of the Cervus elaphus chromosome 16, mCerEla1.1, whole genome shotgun sequence genome and harbors:
- the PLPPR1 gene encoding phospholipid phosphatase-related protein type 1 encodes the protein MAVGNNTQRSYSIIPCFIFVELVIMAGTVLLAYYFECTDTFQVHIQGFFCQDGDLMKPYPGTEEESFITPLLLYCVLAATPTAIIFIGEISMYFIKSTRESLIAQEKTILTGECCYLNPLLRRIIRFIGVFAFGLFATDIFVNAGQVVTGHLTPYFLTVCKPNYTSTDCRAHHQFINNGNICTGDLEVIEKARRSFPSKHAALSIYSALYATMYITSTIKTKSSRLAKPVLCLGTLCTAFLTGLNRVSEYRNHCSDVIAGFILGTAVALFLGMCVVHNFKGTQGSPSKPKPEDPRGVPLMAFPRVESPLETLSAQNHSASMTEVT